From a region of the Babylonia areolata isolate BAREFJ2019XMU chromosome 21, ASM4173473v1, whole genome shotgun sequence genome:
- the LOC143296681 gene encoding glutamate receptor ionotropic, delta-1-like, producing the protein MTDWLIVAPRDQVSSIATVAARFHHVAIVVEEPSSRVTLETIVRNEDNTRGASTVVEWSPCKRSSLPSLTKDMVFPNKKYGLGGRLLKIVTMTWSPFIKRHRNENHTWYTGLCIDLLHMLASKLNFTYVISEPADHNWGQQLSNGTWLGMTGMLHRKEADVALSGMSMTAGRASVSDYTRGFYFDELVLVTTFPDPTLVGWTFFTRPFNWLVFLLLGCGLVLMTLLLTLMDKWFIHVHSESMICGREKGRGMALMTSSLAQTAEVLFGTLLGRAVVYNGASTSGRVLLVAWLLLSMVIVTAYTGKLTSYSVVTKEPLPFRTLEELVKRSDYTWGFHLGTNSAFKLYKSLHCQMTTVHERLAQDTLTVYLQKGSPYTRMFDEIIRQATETGLMEYLTRKWFPEQKDCDGDETQVMSVSLKLVPVAFLLAAGGLTLASGTLLLEFLTRNNRGQRQQDKD; encoded by the exons ATGACCGATTGGCTGATAGTAGCTCCACGTGACCAGGTGTCGTCCATAGCGACAGTTGCTGCACGGTTCCATCACGTGGCCATTGTGGTTGAAGAGCCT TCGTCACGGGTCACCCTGGAAACGATCGTTCGCAATGAGGACAACACAAGGGGAGCATCCACAGTAGTGGAGTGGTCTCCCTGCAAACGTTCTTCACTCCCCTCCTTGACGAAAGACATGGTGTTCCCAAACAAGAAGTACGGTCTTGGTGGACGCCTGCTGAAAATTGTGACAATGACC TGGTCTCCTTTCATCAAACGTCATCGGAACGAGAACCACACGTGGTATACTGGACTGTGCATTGACCTCCTGCACATGTTGGCCAGCAAGCTTAACTTCAC GTACGTAATCTCAGAACCAGCTGACCACAACTGGGGCCAGCAGCTGTCTAACGGGACCTGGTTGGGCATGACTGGTATGCTGCACAGAAAG GAAGCAGACGTTGCCCTGAGCGGAATGTCCATGACAGCGGGGCGTGCCTCAGTGTCTGACTACACAAGAGGGTTTTACTTTGACGAGCTTGTCTTGGTGACCACCTTCCCTGACCCCACCCTGGTGGGTTGGACTTTCTTCACCCGGCCTTTCAATTGGCTGGTTTTCCTTCTGCTGGGGTGTGGTCTCGTGCTGATGACGCTGTTGCTGACATTGATGGACAAGTGGTTTATCCACGTGCACAGCGAGAGTATGATttgcgggagagagaaagggaggggaatggCTTTGATGACCAGCTCCCTGGCACAAACCGCAGAAGTTCTTTTTGGAACACTGCTTGGCAGAG CCGTGGTGTACAATGGAGCATCTACCAGTGGACGTGTTCTGCTGGTTGCCTGGTTACTGCTGTCCATGGTAATCGTTACTGCCTACACAGGCAAGCTGACCTCCTACTCCGTTGTCACCAAAGAGCCATTGCCCTTCAGGACCTTGGAGGAACTGGTGAAACGTTCTGACTACACGTGGGGATTCCACTTGGGGACTA ACAGCGCCTTCAAGTTGTACAAGTCCCTGCACTGCCAGATGACGACTGTTCATGAGAGGTTGGCCCAGGACACACTGACTGTGTACTTGCAGAAAGGATCACCCTACACACGGATGTTCGATGAAAT AATTCGACAAGCGACAGAAACGGGACTGATGGAATACCTGACGAGGAAGTGGTTCCCAGAGCAGAAGGACTGTGACGGGGACGAGACCCAGGTGATGTCCGTGTCCCTGAAGCTGGTGCCAGTGGCCTTCCTGCTGGCTGCAGGAGGTCTGACGCTGGCCTCAGGAACGCTGCTGCTGGAATTCCTGACCCGGAACAACAGAGGTCAGCGTCAGCAGGACAAGGATTAG